In a single window of the Hippoglossus hippoglossus isolate fHipHip1 chromosome 7, fHipHip1.pri, whole genome shotgun sequence genome:
- the hck gene encoding tyrosine-protein kinase HCK, whose protein sequence is MGCVGSTKEQEPHSKETSNDELQNRVLTAHYVKDPTAANSSKASKIPANSSAGECVAMALFDYEAIHDGDLGFKKGDKLRILEEMGEWWRAMLISSGQEGYIPSNYVAKDTLEIEEWFFKGVSRKDAERQLLAQGNKVGSYMIRDSETSKGSYSLSVRDNDVQHSVKHYKIRTLDNGGFYISPRITFTTLQELVNHYKKQGDGLCQTLTNPCLSPKPEKPWEKDAWEIPRSSLKLERKLGAGQFGEVWMATYNKHTKVAVKTMKPGTMSVEAFMGEANLMKSLQHDKLVRLHAVVSKEEPIYIITEYMEKGSLLDFLKSDEGNRVQLPKLIDFSAQTAEGMAYIEQRNYIHRDLRAANILVNKALVCKIADFGLARIIEDNEYTAREGAKFPIKWTAPEAINYGSFTIKSDVWSFGVLLMEIISYGRTPYPGMTNPEVIRFLEKNNRMQRMESCPRELYDIMLECWKNKPEERPTFDYLQSVLEDFYTATESQYQQQP, encoded by the exons ATGGGCTGTGTGGGCTCAACGAAAGAGCAGGAGCCTCACAGCAAAGAGACGAGTAACGATGAGCTGCAGAACCGCGTACTGACGGCCCACTATGTCAAAGACCCCACCGCAGCAAACTCAAGCAAAGCT AGCAAAATACCAGCCAATTCATCTG CAGGGGAATGTGTTGCCATGGCACTGTTTGACTATGAGGCCATTCACGATGGAGACCTCGGCTTCAAGAAGGGAGACAAGCTCAGGATCTTGGAGGA GATGGGGGAGTGGTGGAGAGCTATGTTAATAAGTTCAGGTCAGGAAGGCTACATCCCCAGTAATTATGTAGCCAAAGATACTCTGGAGATAGAGGA GTGGTTCTTTAAGGGCGTGAGCAGGAAAGATGCTGAGAGGCAGCTGCTGGCTCAAGGGAACAAAGTAGGATCCTACATGATCCGAGACAGTGAGACGTCCAAGG GCAGctactctctgtctgtcagggACAACGATGTCCAACATTCAGTCAAACATTATAAGATCCGAACACTGGACAACGGAGGATTCTACATCTCTCCTCGCATCACCTTCACCACGCTGCAGGAGCTGGTCAACCATTACAAGA AGCAGGGAGATGGCCTCTGCCAAACCCTGACCAACCCGTGCCTGAGCCCCAAACCTGAGAAGCCATGGGAGAAAGACGCCTGGGAAATCCCAAGATCATCTCTCAAACTGGAAAGGAAGCTTGGTGCCGGCCAGTTTGGAGAGGTCTGGATGG CTACATACAATAAGCATACCAAGGTAGCAGTGAAGACCATGAAACCTGGCACCATGTCAGTTGAAGCCTTTATGGGGGAGGCCAACCTGATGAAGAGCCTTCAGCACGATAAACTGGTCCGACTCCATGCTGTGGTCTCCAAGGAGGAGCCTATCTATATCATAACTGAATACATGGAGaaag GTAGTTTACTGGACTTCTTAAAGAGTGATGAAGGAAACCGTGTCCAGCTCCCCAAGCTCATTGACTTCTCTGCCCAG ACTGCAGAGGGCATGGCCTACATTGAGCAGAGGAACTACATCCACAGAGACCTGAGAGCTGCCAACATCCTCGTCAACAAGGCTTTAGTTTGCAAAATTGCTGACTTTGGCCTTGCTCGTATTATTGAAGACAACGAGTACACAGCCCGGGAAG GAGCCAAATTCCCCATCAAATGGACAGCCCCAGAGGCCATCAACTACGGTTCTTTCACCATCAAATCTGATGTCTGGTCCTTTGGCGTCTTGCTGATGGAGATTATCAGCTATGGGCGCACTCCATACCCAG GGATGACCAACCCGGAGGTGATCCGTTTCCTGGAGAAGAACAACAGAATGCAGCGCATGGAGAGCTGTCCCCGTGAACTCTATGATATCATGCTGGAGTGTTGGAAGAACAAGCCTGAGGAACGTCCCACCTTCGATTACCTGCAGAGTGTGCTGGAGGATTTctacacagccacagagagccagtaccagcagcagccatga